Proteins encoded by one window of Paenibacillus urinalis:
- a CDS encoding iron chelate uptake ABC transporter family permease subunit yields MQKNSTKLILLGVVGLACILLYAFYDIKGGFDYAFPRRMVRIGAMVVTGIAIAYSTVVFQTITHNRILTPSVMGLDSMYEVVQTIIYFFAGSMSVWVLNKYLNFGAAIAAMVLFALILYRFLFRADKHPIYLLLLIGMILGTLLGSFVTFLQVLIDPVEYLSLQSRLFANFTNVKDDLLYVSIAILGIAFIYGYRIMHKLDVMSLGRENAINLGINYDGMVMRVLILSSVLIATSTALVGPITFFGLIVANLAYQFIVTYKHSILILGASLISIIALVGGQFLVEHILELRTTLSVIINFVGGIYFIFLLLKESRAAGR; encoded by the coding sequence ATGCAAAAAAATAGCACAAAGTTAATTCTACTAGGGGTTGTTGGGCTTGCATGTATTCTGCTCTATGCCTTCTATGACATAAAAGGCGGGTTTGATTATGCCTTCCCAAGACGCATGGTTCGCATCGGGGCAATGGTTGTAACAGGTATTGCTATCGCATATTCCACCGTTGTATTCCAGACCATTACACATAATCGGATTCTGACGCCATCTGTTATGGGATTGGACTCTATGTATGAGGTCGTGCAGACCATAATATATTTCTTTGCCGGCTCCATGTCGGTATGGGTGCTGAATAAGTACTTGAATTTTGGTGCGGCGATTGCTGCCATGGTTTTATTCGCACTTATCTTGTATCGGTTCCTGTTCAGGGCAGACAAGCATCCCATTTATTTGCTGCTATTAATAGGGATGATCCTGGGTACACTCCTCGGAAGCTTCGTCACCTTCTTGCAGGTATTGATTGATCCGGTAGAGTATTTAAGCCTTCAAAGCCGACTCTTTGCGAACTTTACCAACGTGAAGGATGACTTGTTATACGTTTCTATTGCGATTTTAGGTATAGCATTTATTTACGGGTATCGTATTATGCACAAGCTCGACGTCATGTCACTGGGCCGTGAGAATGCGATCAATCTTGGTATTAACTATGATGGCATGGTCATGAGAGTGCTGATCCTGTCTTCGGTGCTGATTGCGACATCTACTGCGCTGGTCGGCCCAATCACGTTCTTTGGACTCATTGTGGCCAATCTCGCTTATCAATTTATAGTGACCTATAAACACTCTATATTGATCCTAGGGGCCAGCCTAATCAGTATAATCGCGCTGGTCGGCGGACAGTTCCTCGTCGAGCATATACTGGAGCTGCGCACCACACTGAGCGTCATCATAAACTTTGTCGGTGGAATTTACTTTATTTTCTTACTACTTAAAGAAAGCAGG
- a CDS encoding ABC transporter permease has product MRLWMLIAAAVVLSFVSLFIGAIDINIFDLFNGNADKMHIFLISRVPRLMAIILAGIGMSIAGLIMQSLSRNKFVSPTTAGTLDAAKLGILISMLFFANVSYTWQVIFCFVFALAGTLVFMRILDRIKFKDVIFVPLIGIMYGNILSSITTFFAYEGDLLQNISSWLMGSFTLVIAGRYELLYLSVPAVILAYLYANKFTVAGMGEDFAKNLGLSYKTVLNIGLILVAIIATTVVLTVGVIPFLGLIVPNIVSLYLGDNLRKTIPHTAALGVVFLLACDIVGRIVIHPFEIPVNVTVAVIGSAIFLFMLFRGRAYAKK; this is encoded by the coding sequence ATGAGACTATGGATGTTAATAGCGGCAGCCGTAGTCCTGTCTTTTGTTTCGCTGTTTATTGGTGCGATTGATATTAACATCTTTGACTTGTTCAACGGTAATGCGGATAAGATGCACATTTTCCTTATCAGTCGGGTACCCCGTTTAATGGCAATCATACTGGCAGGCATCGGCATGAGTATCGCGGGATTGATTATGCAATCCTTAAGTCGCAACAAATTTGTATCACCCACAACAGCAGGCACGCTTGACGCAGCGAAGCTGGGAATCCTGATATCAATGCTCTTTTTTGCGAATGTAAGCTATACGTGGCAGGTCATTTTCTGCTTCGTCTTTGCACTTGCAGGTACTCTGGTATTTATGAGAATTCTGGATCGAATTAAGTTTAAGGATGTTATCTTCGTACCGCTTATCGGGATTATGTACGGTAATATTCTGTCGTCGATCACAACCTTTTTCGCTTACGAAGGTGATTTGCTTCAGAATATCTCTTCATGGCTGATGGGCAGCTTCACCCTTGTTATTGCAGGGCGTTATGAGCTCTTATATCTGAGTGTTCCAGCTGTTATTCTGGCGTATTTATATGCCAACAAATTTACGGTTGCAGGAATGGGCGAGGATTTTGCCAAGAATCTGGGTCTGAGCTACAAAACAGTGCTGAATATAGGACTTATCTTAGTTGCGATTATTGCTACAACTGTTGTGCTGACCGTTGGTGTTATACCGTTCTTGGGACTTATTGTTCCTAACATTGTGTCACTGTATCTGGGGGATAATCTGCGCAAAACCATTCCGCATACCGCAGCACTTGGTGTAGTATTCCTGTTGGCTTGTGATATTGTGGGGCGCATTGTAATTCATCCTTTTGAAATTCCAGTTAACGTAACGGTAGCGGTAATTGGCAGTGCGATCTTCTTATTTATGTTGTTTAGGGGGAGAGCATATGCAAAAAAATAG
- a CDS encoding malate:quinone oxidoreductase, whose amino-acid sequence MSDIRMNTDVILIGAGVMSATLGSLLKELAPEWKIKVFEKLGSAGEESSNEWNNAGTGHAALCELNYTSEKPDGSIDISKATKINEQFQLSKQFWSYLVKSNLIRNPQKFIMPIPHMSLVQGEKNVSYLKNRFKALSQHPLFQGMEFSDDPVQLKKWVPLIMEGRTSNEPIAATKIDSGTDVNFGALTRMLFDHLKRQGVEVHYKHSVKDLKRTSDGLWQVKVHNLDSNKTEHHTAKFVFIGGGGGSLPLLQKTGIPESKHIGGFPVSGLFMVCNNPEVVEKHHAKVYGKAKLGAPPMSVPHLDTRYIDGKKSLLFGPFAGFTPKFLKTGSYFDLIGSVKPNNILTMLSAGVKEMALTKYLIQQVMLSNEKRMEELREFIPNAKTEDWGIVVAGQRVQVIKDTETGGRGTLQFGTEVVSASDGSVAALLGASPGASTAVHVMLEVLEKCFPQQMKGWEPKIKEMIPSYGVSLVENRAMLQEISTSTSKLLGLGSIEQAPIKPSPMKLNGSM is encoded by the coding sequence ATGAGTGACATACGGATGAATACAGACGTGATCTTGATTGGTGCCGGAGTCATGAGCGCTACCTTGGGTTCATTACTCAAAGAGCTGGCACCTGAATGGAAAATCAAAGTGTTTGAGAAGCTAGGAAGCGCAGGAGAGGAAAGCTCTAATGAATGGAACAATGCCGGCACAGGACATGCTGCTCTGTGCGAGCTCAACTATACTTCCGAGAAGCCTGACGGATCTATAGACATTAGCAAAGCGACGAAAATCAACGAACAATTTCAGCTATCTAAACAGTTCTGGTCTTATCTGGTCAAAAGCAACTTAATTCGTAATCCGCAGAAATTTATTATGCCCATCCCGCATATGAGTCTGGTACAAGGGGAGAAAAACGTATCTTATCTGAAGAATCGTTTTAAAGCGCTCTCACAGCATCCGTTATTCCAAGGGATGGAGTTCTCTGATGACCCTGTACAGTTAAAGAAATGGGTACCGCTTATTATGGAAGGACGCACATCCAATGAACCGATCGCAGCGACCAAAATTGACTCGGGGACAGATGTCAACTTTGGCGCTTTGACGCGCATGTTGTTTGATCACCTGAAGAGACAGGGTGTTGAGGTCCATTACAAGCACAGCGTAAAGGACTTGAAACGAACGAGTGACGGTCTGTGGCAAGTGAAGGTTCATAATCTAGACAGCAACAAAACAGAGCACCACACCGCGAAATTCGTATTTATTGGCGGCGGGGGCGGAAGCCTGCCGTTGCTGCAGAAGACAGGGATTCCTGAATCCAAGCATATTGGCGGATTCCCGGTCAGCGGACTGTTCATGGTGTGTAACAACCCGGAAGTGGTGGAGAAGCACCATGCCAAAGTATACGGCAAAGCTAAGCTTGGAGCCCCACCCATGTCTGTTCCGCATCTGGATACAAGATACATTGACGGCAAGAAGTCCTTGCTGTTTGGTCCGTTTGCGGGCTTTACACCGAAATTTTTGAAGACGGGGTCCTATTTCGATCTGATTGGTTCCGTCAAACCGAACAATATCCTGACGATGCTCTCGGCAGGTGTGAAGGAAATGGCGCTTACCAAATACTTGATTCAGCAGGTTATGCTGTCCAACGAGAAGCGGATGGAGGAGCTGCGCGAGTTCATTCCGAATGCGAAGACCGAGGACTGGGGAATTGTGGTGGCCGGTCAGCGTGTACAGGTCATCAAGGATACAGAGACCGGCGGCAGAGGAACACTCCAATTCGGAACAGAGGTGGTCAGTGCCTCGGACGGCTCCGTTGCTGCGCTGCTTGGGGCATCACCTGGCGCTTCCACGGCGGTGCATGTCATGCTGGAGGTATTAGAGAAGTGCTTCCCGCAGCAGATGAAGGGCTGGGAGCCGAAGATCAAGGAGATGATTCCTTCCTATGGCGTTTCGCTGGTAGAGAATCGTGCGATGCTCCAAGAGATCTCTACATCAACGTCCAAGCTATTAGGTCTTGGCAGTATCGAGCAGGCGCCTATCAAACCGTCTCCTATGAAGCTTAATGGAAGCATGTAG
- a CDS encoding iron-siderophore ABC transporter substrate-binding protein: MNGNQKFSLKTVIISAMLAIALVGCGAQQSESTSTSTEAPATSTTTEAPQTETPVTESEASEYPITIKHAFGETVIESKPERVATVQWANHDVVLALGVVPVGFSAANYGVEDDSGLLPWTAEKLKELGVDQPNVYQDTDGLDFEAISDSDPDVILAAYSGITQEDYDLLSQIAPVVAYPTAPWLTTWREQVEYNATGMGMKEEGEQLIKDTENLIKEKASEHPEMQGKKVVWVNFSADDMSKMHVYTPTDPRGEFLIELGMEYPESVTSQIEDKTSYSLSLSAENADVLNDADILVGYGGEDLYEAVKADPLLGKIPAIERGSVVFIGNGTPLAASGNPNPLSIAYTIDDYLDLISEAISKVE; encoded by the coding sequence ATGAACGGAAACCAGAAATTCTCTTTAAAAACAGTAATCATATCTGCAATGCTCGCCATTGCTCTTGTCGGTTGTGGAGCCCAGCAGTCAGAATCTACTTCTACTTCAACGGAAGCACCTGCCACTTCTACAACTACGGAAGCACCTCAGACGGAAACACCGGTTACAGAGAGTGAAGCATCTGAATATCCAATCACCATCAAGCATGCTTTTGGCGAAACCGTTATTGAGAGCAAGCCGGAACGTGTAGCTACAGTCCAATGGGCGAACCATGATGTTGTTCTTGCCCTCGGCGTTGTACCTGTAGGATTCTCTGCGGCCAATTACGGCGTTGAGGATGACAGTGGACTGCTGCCTTGGACAGCTGAGAAGCTGAAAGAGCTTGGTGTAGATCAGCCTAATGTATACCAGGATACGGATGGACTGGATTTCGAGGCCATATCCGACTCTGATCCTGATGTCATTCTTGCAGCCTACTCTGGTATCACGCAGGAAGACTATGACCTTCTCAGTCAAATTGCTCCGGTTGTCGCCTATCCGACAGCTCCATGGCTTACAACATGGCGTGAGCAAGTGGAGTATAACGCAACAGGCATGGGCATGAAGGAAGAAGGCGAGCAGCTTATTAAGGATACCGAGAATCTGATTAAAGAAAAAGCAAGTGAACACCCTGAAATGCAAGGCAAGAAAGTCGTCTGGGTTAACTTCTCAGCGGACGATATGTCCAAAATGCATGTGTATACACCTACAGATCCACGCGGTGAGTTCCTGATCGAGCTTGGAATGGAATACCCTGAGAGCGTAACATCACAGATTGAAGACAAAACCAGCTACTCCCTGAGCCTAAGTGCGGAGAATGCTGATGTACTGAACGATGCAGATATCCTTGTTGGATATGGCGGCGAGGACTTGTATGAAGCTGTCAAAGCAGATCCGCTGCTTGGCAAAATTCCTGCCATCGAGAGAGGCTCCGTTGTATTTATCGGTAACGGCACGCCTCTAGCGGCTTCCGGCAATCCGAATCCTCTGTCCATCGCTTATACGATTGATGATTACCTGGATCTCATCTCAGAAGCAATCAGCAAGGTGGAATAG
- a CDS encoding iron-siderophore ABC transporter substrate-binding protein has protein sequence MKDIQKYSLKTITVSAILAIALVGCGAQESDSTSTANEAPANSSTAEAPQTETPVTEEDADATQYPITIKHAFGETTIESKPERVATIQWGNHDVALALGVVPVGFSAANYGVQDDSGLLPWTKEKLDELGVTDPNVYHDTDGLDFEAISDSAPDVILATYSGITQEDYDTLSQIAPVIPYQETAWVTTWQDQVLYNAMGMGMQAEGEKLIEDTENLIKEKSSAFADIQGKTAAFVYITPTDLSQLSVYAPGDPRGDFLMELGMTFPEGLASLVSEDSFYLQLSAENADALKDTDIIVTYGDENLLSALQADPLLGKVPAIERGSVVVIGDNTPLAAAGNPNPLSIASTIDEYLELIDASAKKVNE, from the coding sequence ATGAAAGACATTCAGAAATATTCTCTAAAAACAATCACGGTATCGGCAATACTCGCGATTGCACTTGTGGGCTGCGGAGCCCAGGAGTCCGATTCAACTTCAACTGCGAATGAAGCTCCTGCGAACTCTTCAACGGCAGAAGCACCTCAGACGGAAACACCGGTAACCGAAGAGGATGCAGATGCTACCCAGTATCCCATCACAATTAAGCATGCTTTTGGCGAAACAACGATTGAGAGCAAGCCTGAACGTGTAGCTACCATCCAATGGGGAAACCATGATGTTGCACTTGCCCTTGGCGTTGTACCTGTTGGCTTCTCTGCAGCGAACTACGGTGTACAAGACGACAGCGGACTGCTGCCTTGGACGAAGGAGAAGCTGGATGAACTTGGTGTAACGGATCCGAATGTCTACCATGATACGGACGGACTGGACTTTGAAGCGATCTCTGACTCCGCTCCTGATGTCATTCTCGCTACTTACTCGGGTATTACTCAAGAAGATTATGATACACTGAGCCAAATTGCTCCGGTTATTCCTTACCAAGAGACAGCATGGGTAACCACTTGGCAGGATCAAGTTCTGTATAACGCAATGGGAATGGGTATGCAGGCAGAAGGCGAGAAGCTCATCGAGGACACAGAGAACCTGATCAAGGAGAAATCATCCGCGTTTGCAGATATTCAAGGGAAGACAGCTGCCTTCGTATATATTACTCCAACCGACCTGTCACAGCTCTCGGTATACGCGCCAGGTGACCCTCGCGGAGACTTCCTGATGGAGCTTGGCATGACGTTCCCGGAAGGACTTGCAAGTCTAGTGTCGGAAGACAGCTTCTATTTGCAGCTAAGTGCAGAGAATGCGGATGCGCTTAAAGATACGGACATTATCGTTACCTATGGAGACGAGAATTTGCTTAGTGCGCTCCAAGCAGATCCACTCCTTGGCAAAGTCCCAGCTATTGAAAGAGGTTCGGTTGTCGTGATCGGAGACAACACACCGCTTGCAGCTGCAGGTAACCCAAATCCACTTTCAATCGCAAGTACGATTGATGAATATTTGGAATTGATCGATGCATCTGCTAAGAAAGTCAATGAATAA
- a CDS encoding FecCD family ABC transporter permease, with amino-acid sequence MNNPATLTDKRQNSPAPKHFAMVLILSVIVLGICVVASLAFGSRVIGLKELMDALFHPSSESYDANVIAQRITRTVFSLLCGGALGIAGALMQAVTRNPIADPSILGVNTGASLFVVAGIAFLNIGSPNEFIVMACIGAAVTAMFVMGIGSLGRGGPTPVKLVLAGAATSAALSSLVSAIMIPRSNVMDQVRYWQVGSVGGANWSDIGIFFPFLLISFLIAIFTAPALNALALGDEAATGLGVRTGVLRLIASFAAVILCGTVTALAGPIAFVGLLATHLIRLMIGPDQRYLIPMSALTGAIVLTGSDVIGRILGRPGELEVGIVTAFVGAPILIILAMRSKVRAL; translated from the coding sequence ATGAATAATCCAGCGACATTAACAGACAAGCGGCAGAATTCGCCCGCACCGAAGCATTTTGCCATGGTCCTGATTCTTAGCGTAATTGTTCTCGGTATTTGCGTAGTGGCGTCACTTGCATTCGGTTCAAGAGTCATCGGACTTAAAGAATTAATGGACGCGTTGTTCCATCCGAGCAGCGAGTCCTATGATGCCAACGTCATTGCGCAGCGAATTACCCGAACCGTGTTCAGTCTCTTATGCGGAGGGGCACTAGGTATTGCCGGTGCCCTCATGCAGGCGGTCACGCGCAATCCGATTGCCGATCCAAGTATTCTCGGTGTAAATACCGGTGCATCCTTGTTTGTTGTTGCCGGAATTGCATTCCTGAATATTGGCTCGCCTAATGAATTTATCGTGATGGCCTGTATCGGCGCGGCGGTTACTGCGATGTTTGTCATGGGGATCGGCTCGCTTGGACGAGGCGGACCTACACCTGTTAAACTCGTGTTAGCGGGGGCGGCTACTAGTGCCGCCCTTTCTTCACTAGTAAGCGCCATTATGATTCCACGCTCGAATGTGATGGATCAGGTTCGCTACTGGCAGGTGGGAAGCGTCGGGGGAGCAAATTGGAGCGATATCGGGATCTTCTTTCCTTTTCTACTCATCAGTTTTCTAATCGCCATATTTACGGCTCCTGCACTGAATGCGCTGGCACTAGGGGATGAAGCAGCAACCGGCCTGGGTGTTCGGACCGGAGTTCTGCGTCTTATTGCGTCGTTCGCTGCGGTTATTCTATGTGGTACAGTAACGGCACTTGCGGGGCCGATTGCCTTCGTTGGACTTCTGGCGACACATCTAATCCGTTTGATGATCGGACCTGACCAGCGTTATCTCATTCCCATGTCTGCGCTGACAGGAGCGATCGTATTAACCGGATCCGACGTTATTGGAAGAATCCTGGGAAGACCCGGTGAGCTTGAAGTAGGTATCGTTACTGCCTTCGTCGGTGCTCCAATTCTAATCATACTAGCGATGAGATCGAAAGTGCGTGCCTTATGA
- a CDS encoding FecCD family ABC transporter permease — translation MMNNTINLIVSGRRQRRRQYVLVTTTLAAIAFVLCVLMLYFGNTIYPVDVIARVLSGEDIKGATFAIETIRLPRMLAGLFAGFAFGLAGSVFQTMLRNPLANPNVLGITSGSSAAAVYCILILHTSEAVIFIASVIAGLATVMLLYLLSHKKSFSFGRLILVGIGLDAMLGSVISYMLRISSEHDIGSAYRWLSGTLNGAQMDELPPLIITVLVCTPIVVLLGRHLSLLELGEQAATSLGIHTDRTRIALIIGTVCMIAVATATTGPIAFVAFLAGPIAKRLVGAGYSTVIPAGLVGVILVLAADLIGQFAFETRFPVGVITGILGAPYLIYLLIRMNRKGDF, via the coding sequence ATGATGAATAATACGATCAATTTAATTGTATCCGGCCGACGTCAGAGACGCCGCCAATATGTGCTGGTAACGACAACACTTGCTGCGATTGCTTTTGTGCTGTGCGTCCTGATGCTCTATTTTGGGAATACGATCTATCCGGTGGATGTGATTGCACGCGTACTGTCGGGTGAGGATATCAAGGGTGCGACATTCGCGATTGAGACGATCCGGCTGCCGAGGATGCTGGCAGGCTTGTTCGCTGGATTTGCCTTCGGTCTAGCCGGAAGCGTCTTCCAGACCATGCTTCGCAATCCGCTTGCGAATCCGAACGTACTCGGCATTACCTCAGGCTCAAGTGCAGCGGCTGTATACTGTATCCTCATTCTTCATACGAGTGAAGCGGTTATCTTTATTGCCTCTGTCATCGCCGGTCTGGCTACGGTCATGCTTCTCTATCTGTTATCTCATAAAAAGTCCTTCTCATTCGGGCGTTTAATTCTCGTCGGTATTGGTCTTGATGCTATGCTCGGCTCCGTTATATCTTATATGCTGCGGATCAGCTCCGAGCATGACATCGGTTCTGCGTACCGCTGGCTAAGCGGTACACTTAACGGCGCCCAGATGGACGAGCTTCCGCCACTAATCATTACGGTACTTGTATGTACACCGATCGTTGTCTTGTTAGGCAGACATCTGAGCCTGCTAGAGCTTGGCGAGCAGGCAGCTACTTCTCTCGGTATCCATACGGATAGAACGCGAATAGCGCTGATTATCGGCACCGTCTGTATGATTGCGGTCGCTACCGCCACTACAGGCCCTATTGCCTTCGTCGCTTTTCTGGCTGGACCGATTGCCAAAAGACTTGTCGGTGCAGGTTACTCTACTGTCATTCCTGCCGGTCTTGTCGGAGTTATCTTGGTTCTGGCAGCAGATTTAATCGGACAGTTTGCTTTTGAGACTAGATTCCCTGTGGGCGTCATCACTGGAATCCTCGGAGCGCCTTATCTGATCTATCTGCTCATCCGAATGAATCGAAAGGGAGATTTTTAA
- a CDS encoding ABC transporter ATP-binding protein — MKPTHVFQADQLAAGYEQRTIIENINLIIPSNQISVIIGANACGKSTLLKTLAKLIKPEAGEVTLDGKSISKIPPKALARILGLLPQSPIVPEGISVADLIGRGRFPHQSLLGGWTKKDTEAVAEAMEIMKITELANRSIDELSGGQRQRVWIAMALAQQTDILFLDEPTTFLDITYQVEILDLLTDLNRKHGTTIVMVLHDINLSARYADYIYAIRKGELIAEGRPAEVITSELIKDVFELDCTVIEDPVSGSPLIVPKGRYHVNAALTREFQDV, encoded by the coding sequence ATGAAACCGACTCACGTATTTCAAGCAGATCAATTGGCAGCAGGTTATGAGCAGCGAACGATTATTGAGAATATCAACCTGATCATTCCCAGTAATCAGATTAGTGTCATTATCGGGGCTAATGCCTGTGGTAAATCGACACTGCTCAAAACGCTCGCCAAGCTAATCAAGCCGGAAGCTGGTGAAGTGACCCTGGACGGGAAGTCGATCAGTAAGATTCCTCCTAAGGCTTTGGCGCGTATACTAGGACTGCTGCCGCAGTCCCCTATCGTCCCTGAAGGAATTTCTGTCGCCGATCTGATCGGCCGAGGCAGATTCCCCCATCAGTCCCTTCTTGGAGGATGGACGAAGAAGGATACGGAAGCCGTAGCAGAAGCGATGGAGATCATGAAGATTACGGAGCTTGCCAACCGCAGCATAGATGAGCTGTCCGGCGGTCAAAGACAACGTGTTTGGATTGCGATGGCACTCGCTCAGCAGACGGACATTCTTTTTCTGGACGAGCCGACAACCTTTCTCGATATCACCTATCAGGTAGAGATTCTCGATCTGCTTACCGATCTTAACCGGAAGCACGGGACAACCATTGTGATGGTTCTTCATGACATCAATTTGTCTGCACGATATGCGGATTATATCTATGCCATTCGCAAGGGAGAGCTCATCGCTGAGGGACGGCCAGCGGAGGTCATTACGAGTGAACTGATCAAGGATGTATTTGAACTGGATTGCACCGTCATTGAAGATCCTGTATCCGGTTCTCCGCTGATCGTGCCGAAGGGACGATATCATGTGAATGCAGCCTTGACTAGAGAATTCCAAGACGTTTAG
- a CDS encoding BCCT family transporter, whose protein sequence is MKKASTVFYASIAILVVLILMGILMPASLESITTTAQNFITDKFGWYYLGIVTVFVGVCIYLLVSPVGQIKLGKQEDKPEFSRPTWLAMLFSAGVGIGLIFYGTAEPISHYAVSSPTGQLGTDQGIKDAMRFTFFHWGIHAWAIYGCVALVIAYFTFRKGELSLISRTLRPLIGKHADGIVGKIIDVIAVISTVIGVATTLGFGATQINGGLSYLFGTPSNNMIQTIIIVVLTILFMLSALTGISKGIKILSNLNMGLTFVLFLIVFFLGSTVFTLNLLMDTIGGYLQNFINMSFRIAPLNEDARSWINGWTIFYWAWWIAWSPFVGVFIARVSKGRTIREFVIYVLLVPSLIGFIWFTTFGSAAIITEVSGALSISSLTAEESLFGVLEGFPFSMALSILAILIIVTFFVTSADSGTFVLGMMTTNGSQNPSAQIKVVWGIFLAITALALLYSGGLQALQNTMIIAALPFSIVMGLMVISFLKSLNQEARELGIGQIRSNKKLTTTNQST, encoded by the coding sequence ATGAAGAAGGCTTCAACTGTTTTTTATGCTTCAATTGCAATACTGGTAGTTCTAATTCTAATGGGAATACTGATGCCTGCATCGCTGGAGAGCATCACGACCACCGCACAAAATTTTATCACAGATAAATTCGGCTGGTACTATCTAGGAATCGTTACTGTGTTTGTGGGCGTGTGCATATATTTGCTGGTCAGTCCAGTCGGTCAAATCAAGCTTGGCAAGCAGGAGGATAAGCCGGAATTCTCACGCCCGACCTGGCTTGCTATGTTATTTAGTGCGGGAGTCGGCATCGGCTTGATCTTCTACGGCACGGCAGAACCGATAAGCCATTATGCGGTTAGCTCGCCTACAGGCCAGCTTGGCACAGATCAAGGCATCAAAGACGCCATGCGGTTTACCTTTTTCCACTGGGGTATTCATGCCTGGGCGATTTATGGCTGTGTTGCCCTCGTCATTGCTTACTTTACCTTCAGAAAAGGCGAGCTCAGCTTAATCAGCCGTACATTAAGGCCCCTCATTGGTAAACATGCCGATGGAATCGTGGGTAAGATCATTGATGTGATCGCTGTAATTTCCACCGTCATCGGTGTTGCAACGACATTGGGCTTTGGTGCAACACAAATCAATGGGGGACTCTCCTATTTGTTCGGGACACCGAGCAATAATATGATTCAGACGATCATTATCGTCGTTCTGACGATTCTGTTTATGCTATCTGCGCTTACAGGTATTAGCAAAGGGATTAAGATCCTTAGTAATTTAAATATGGGACTGACATTCGTCCTCTTTCTAATCGTGTTCTTCTTGGGATCGACTGTATTCACCTTGAATCTGCTCATGGATACCATCGGAGGTTATTTACAGAACTTCATCAACATGAGCTTTCGAATTGCTCCGCTCAATGAAGATGCGAGAAGCTGGATTAATGGCTGGACGATTTTTTACTGGGCTTGGTGGATTGCTTGGTCTCCATTCGTTGGTGTGTTTATCGCCAGAGTATCCAAGGGCAGAACCATTCGTGAGTTTGTTATTTACGTTCTGCTTGTGCCTTCCCTTATTGGCTTCATATGGTTTACGACCTTTGGCAGCGCAGCGATTATAACCGAAGTGTCCGGGGCGTTGTCGATCTCTTCCTTAACAGCGGAAGAATCTCTATTTGGTGTCCTAGAAGGCTTCCCATTCAGCATGGCGCTGTCCATTCTCGCTATTCTTATTATTGTCACGTTCTTTGTGACATCGGCTGATTCAGGCACCTTTGTTCTCGGTATGATGACAACGAACGGTTCCCAGAATCCGAGTGCGCAAATTAAAGTGGTATGGGGGATCTTTCTCGCCATTACTGCGCTCGCATTGCTCTATTCCGGAGGACTGCAGGCGCTTCAGAACACAATGATTATAGCCGCACTTCCATTCTCCATCGTTATGGGCTTAATGGTTATCAGCTTCCTTAAATCGCTGAATCAAGAGGCCAGAGAACTGGGAATTGGACAGATCAGAAGCAATAAGAAGCTGACAACAACAAATCAATCGACATAG